One genomic segment of Aquipluma nitroreducens includes these proteins:
- the xerD gene encoding site-specific tyrosine recombinase XerD, with product MKWEDSKKGFESFLRLEKGLSANSIAAYINDINKLMVFADEELKKLAPEKVKLAHLKKFVEWINDKGVSPRTQARTISGIKSFYKFLLMEGKVTNDPTTLLESPKIGRKLPDVLSIEEIDLMIDTVELNKPEGQRNKAMLETLYSCGLRVSELVNLKISNLAFDQGFIKVEGKSNKERLVPVSEKAVDEINKYMDVYRKTLKVSKDSENILFLNRRGKKLSRVMIFTIIKNLALKAGFDKKISPHTFRHSFATHLINGGADLRAVQEMLGHESILTTEIYTHLDRDYLKTTLNQFHPRS from the coding sequence ATGAAATGGGAAGATAGCAAAAAAGGATTTGAGTCTTTCTTACGTTTGGAGAAAGGTTTGTCAGCAAACTCTATCGCAGCTTATATCAATGATATAAATAAGCTGATGGTATTTGCAGACGAAGAACTTAAGAAACTAGCACCTGAAAAAGTAAAATTGGCTCATTTGAAAAAATTTGTAGAATGGATCAATGACAAAGGTGTTTCGCCCAGGACGCAAGCCAGAACAATTTCTGGTATTAAATCATTCTATAAGTTTTTGCTTATGGAAGGAAAGGTTACCAATGATCCAACCACTTTACTGGAATCTCCAAAGATTGGTAGAAAACTTCCAGATGTACTTTCCATTGAGGAAATTGATTTGATGATCGATACCGTCGAATTAAATAAGCCTGAAGGCCAGCGAAATAAAGCAATGCTTGAAACATTGTATAGTTGTGGACTTCGTGTTTCGGAACTTGTTAACCTGAAGATTTCTAATTTAGCTTTTGATCAGGGTTTTATTAAAGTTGAAGGTAAATCGAATAAGGAAAGATTGGTTCCGGTTAGTGAAAAGGCTGTTGACGAGATCAATAAGTATATGGATGTTTACCGTAAAACCCTGAAAGTTTCAAAAGACAGTGAGAACATACTATTTTTGAACCGAAGAGGGAAAAAGTTAAGTCGTGTTATGATCTTTACAATCATTAAAAATCTGGCTTTAAAGGCTGGATTTGATAAAAAGATCAGTCCTCATACTTTCCGTCATTCATTTGCCACTCACCTGATAAACGGTGGAGCTGATTTACGTGCTGTTCAGGAAATGCTTGGGCATGAATCAATTTTAACAACTGAGATTTATACTCATCTTGACCGGGATTATTTAAAGACTACCTTAAATCAATTTCATCCAAGATCGTAG
- the aroQ gene encoding type II 3-dehydroquinate dehydratase — MKILLINGPNLNLLGIREKSIYGNESFENYFQTLRNEYPDIEMEYFQSNIEGELINKIHERGFTFDGIIINAGAYTHTSVAIRDAISGVKAPVVEVHISNILTRENFRHESLIGPVCVGSIMGFGLDSYRLGIEAIKKTH, encoded by the coding sequence ATGAAAATTTTGTTAATTAATGGACCAAATTTGAATTTGTTAGGAATTCGGGAGAAGAGTATTTATGGAAATGAATCGTTTGAAAATTATTTTCAGACCCTTCGAAATGAATATCCAGACATAGAAATGGAATATTTTCAGTCAAACATTGAAGGTGAACTTATCAACAAAATCCATGAAAGAGGGTTTACATTTGATGGAATTATTATCAATGCCGGAGCATATACACATACCTCTGTTGCAATCAGGGATGCAATATCAGGAGTAAAGGCTCCTGTAGTGGAAGTTCACATCTCCAACATCTTAACGAGAGAGAATTTCAGGCATGAGTCTCTGATTGGCCCGGTTTGCGTTGGAAGTATCATGGGATTCGGACTTGATTCGTACAGACTTGGTATTGAAGCGATAAAGAAAACACATTAA